From a region of the Mycoplasma miroungigenitalium genome:
- a CDS encoding Cof-type HAD-IIB family hydrolase has protein sequence MQEKEKYLFAIDLDGTLLSSSSEGTIHEVAIKAIERAKAEGHIVCLVTGRPWRSTRPIYNMLGLDTVVTNYNGAQIHNPSDENFIPLIKYLNLNEMLYILGDPKVKQEISNVAIEGPGWVQLQRRDEALERVFGFKENPKFKVGLDFNKIPLRPTGIIFDVKETTDPDDLRDYLRAKYGDLGEFSYWSKGEGLTPVFDITNVSVNKGRAISLLSRYYDIPLENIVAFGDGHNDISMFKVAKTAVVMKNAPEPVKKHATVRINKKNTEGAVGFYINKFLDNPEEEKAKSLRVRSKMKKNSYVNTEADD, from the coding sequence ATGCAAGAAAAAGAAAAATATTTGTTTGCAATTGATTTAGATGGTACACTTCTTTCTTCTAGTTCAGAAGGAACTATTCACGAAGTTGCAATAAAAGCAATCGAAAGAGCAAAAGCTGAGGGACATATTGTTTGCTTAGTAACTGGTAGACCATGAAGATCGACTCGTCCTATTTACAACATGTTAGGACTGGATACCGTAGTTACAAACTACAATGGTGCTCAAATTCATAACCCTAGTGATGAAAACTTCATTCCTTTAATTAAATATTTAAACTTGAATGAAATGCTTTACATTTTAGGCGATCCAAAAGTTAAACAAGAAATTAGCAACGTTGCTATTGAAGGGCCTGGATGAGTTCAGTTACAAAGAAGAGATGAAGCGCTTGAGAGAGTTTTTGGTTTTAAAGAAAATCCTAAATTTAAAGTTGGATTGGATTTTAATAAAATTCCATTGAGACCTACCGGAATTATATTTGATGTTAAAGAAACAACAGATCCAGACGATTTAAGAGATTATTTAAGAGCAAAATATGGAGATTTAGGTGAATTTTCATATTGATCGAAAGGAGAAGGTTTAACGCCTGTTTTTGATATCACGAATGTGTCAGTAAACAAAGGCCGTGCTATTTCATTATTGAGTCGTTATTACGATATTCCGCTAGAAAATATCGTGGCTTTCGGTGACGGTCATAACGACATTTCAATGTTTAAAGTTGCTAAGACTGCTGTAGTAATGAAAAATGCTCCAGAACCAGTTAAAAAGCACGCAACTGTGAGAATTAATAAGAAAAACACTGAAGGGGCTGTAGGTTTCTATATTAACAAATTCCTTGATAACCCTGAAGAAGAAAAAGCTAAAAGCTTAAGAGTTCGCTCTAAAATGAAGAAGAATTCTTATGTTAATACAGAAGCAGATGATTAA
- the tilS gene encoding tRNA lysidine(34) synthetase TilS yields the protein MKIKNKKLIAVSGGPDSMFLLRKSIDTYGSENLVVAHINYKTRPESDYETELVKNFCESNNVLFFFKIFDYTQCKGNFENWARTKRYEFFKSVYDKENCDLLIMGHHKDDFLETALMQKNSNREVLFFGIKDKNINFGMNIYRPFIKLYFKDEILFKIKDLDIPYSIDSTNSLPICERNKIRLELQKHSLAEKNELISSFYKKNSLLMKTEEKILKEFECWKDSEYSQDFFELCEYKAQIIYKFIHENFFEIKLSKNKIDSIIQWYLSKNRTSEYILKDKIKLIKKRGKLTNIS from the coding sequence GTGAAAATAAAAAATAAAAAATTAATAGCTGTAAGCGGCGGCCCAGATTCCATGTTTCTATTAAGAAAAAGTATAGATACTTACGGTTCTGAAAATTTGGTTGTAGCTCACATAAATTACAAAACTCGTCCTGAAAGTGATTATGAAACAGAGTTAGTTAAGAATTTTTGCGAGTCAAACAATGTTTTATTTTTCTTTAAAATTTTCGATTACACACAATGCAAAGGTAATTTTGAAAATTGAGCAAGAACAAAAAGGTATGAATTTTTTAAATCTGTCTATGACAAGGAGAACTGCGATTTACTAATTATGGGTCATCATAAAGATGATTTTTTAGAAACGGCCTTAATGCAAAAAAACTCTAATAGAGAGGTGTTGTTTTTTGGTATAAAAGATAAAAATATCAATTTTGGAATGAATATCTATAGACCTTTTATCAAACTATACTTTAAGGATGAAATACTTTTCAAAATTAAGGATTTAGATATTCCTTATAGTATCGATTCAACGAATTCGTTGCCGATTTGCGAAAGAAATAAAATTCGTCTTGAGTTGCAAAAACACTCATTGGCGGAAAAAAACGAATTAATAAGTAGTTTTTATAAAAAAAATTCTTTATTAATGAAAACCGAAGAAAAAATACTTAAAGAATTTGAATGCTGGAAAGATAGTGAATATAGCCAAGATTTTTTTGAATTGTGCGAGTATAAAGCACAAATTATCTATAAATTTATTCATGAAAACTTTTTCGAAATTAAACTTTCAAAAAATAAGATTGATTCAATTATTCAATGATATTTATCAAAAAACCGTACTTCTGAATATATTTTAAAAGACAAAATCAAATTAATCAAAAAAAGAGGTAAATTAACGAATATTTCATAA
- the rnhC gene encoding ribonuclease HIII — translation MKFIEFSSLVNVNDKKVIGVDEVGVGDYFGPLVSAAVLIPQENKEKLVKLGAIDSKKISDTKIKVLAPLIRKLCVYGVYVLSPKGFNNMSKMHNGNELKMFTHLSSIDKILIKNIEYDFIFIDKYSTTNSIQKYYDKFMNNNFFVKFTNIEKDIILANKAEDISLEVACASILARESFLYKMEEMNQKYGVEFPFGASQKVKEFAKELFEKRSDITIADICKTTFKMEI, via the coding sequence ATGAAGTTTATAGAATTTAGTTCATTAGTTAATGTTAACGACAAAAAAGTTATCGGAGTTGACGAAGTAGGCGTCGGCGATTATTTTGGTCCGCTAGTGTCAGCGGCGGTTTTAATACCGCAAGAAAATAAAGAAAAACTCGTTAAATTGGGTGCTATTGATTCTAAAAAGATTAGCGACACTAAAATAAAGGTGCTTGCACCTCTAATAAGAAAATTATGCGTTTACGGCGTTTATGTTTTGTCACCTAAAGGTTTTAACAATATGAGCAAAATGCACAATGGCAATGAATTAAAAATGTTTACTCATTTAAGTTCTATTGATAAAATTTTGATTAAAAATATTGAATACGATTTTATTTTTATTGATAAATATTCAACAACCAATAGTATTCAAAAATATTATGACAAATTTATGAATAATAACTTCTTTGTCAAGTTTACAAATATCGAAAAAGATATTATATTAGCGAATAAAGCTGAAGATATTTCACTAGAAGTTGCTTGTGCCTCAATATTAGCAAGAGAATCTTTTCTATATAAGATGGAAGAAATGAATCAAAAATATGGTGTAGAATTTCCTTTTGGTGCTTCGCAAAAAGTAAAAGAATTCGCAAAAGAGCTATTTGAGAAACGTAGCGACATAACTATTGCAGATATCTGTAAAACGACTTTTAAAATGGAAATATAA
- the ftsH gene encoding ATP-dependent zinc metalloprotease FtsH encodes MRDDKTNQPKKSKLTVTLLTILGVIVAAVLIWMLWEKFKPTPAEVDINAWHAHISKAIANTSDNTYIRYANWDTYNGLVNYEFVDNGKSSLYTAKIGRENIAQWFSQNERIGALAQTHPGFGPETKTFASLLNDATQGSDYVVNGKALIYSGLPSNKTSILEVVIRSALPLIIFILIGWLFTRSLFKGGMVGMAGEDKSVAQKVKSDKRFKDIAGNREAIEEISEIVDYLKDPKKYVKAGARMPHGILLGGPPGTGKTLLAKATAGEANVPFYFISASNFVEMYVGLGAKRVRNVVAEARKNAPAIIFIDELDAIGRTRGAGLGGGHDEREQTLNQLLVEMDGMTENTGLLFFAATNRTDVLDPALIRPGRFDRQITVGLPDVKEREEILELHAKGKRIAPNVNLAKVAKRTPGYSGAQLENVINEASLLAVRFNHDVITLEDIDEAIDRVMSGPAKKNRVISEKELTMVAYHEAGHAVVGIKVPGGNKVQKITIIPRGQAGGYNLMTPEEEKYNMSKQELISMITSFMGGRAAEEIIYGAENISTGASDDIQKATKIARKMVTEWGMSGLGPIQYEADEGSPFLGRDYLKSAAFSPEVGHEIDLEVRKIVLEAQKRAHEVINNNRELLELIKTALLDKETIVAEEIEYIAEHMKLPPKSEATHNETVANISLDELLNETNTPDNNSDQK; translated from the coding sequence ATGAGAGACGATAAAACCAATCAACCTAAAAAATCGAAATTAACCGTAACACTATTAACTATATTAGGCGTTATTGTTGCGGCCGTACTGATATGGATGTTGTGAGAAAAATTTAAACCAACACCTGCAGAGGTTGATATTAATGCTTGGCATGCTCATATATCTAAAGCTATAGCCAATACAAGCGATAACACATACATAAGATATGCCAATTGAGATACTTATAATGGACTTGTAAACTATGAATTTGTTGACAATGGAAAAAGTTCATTATACACTGCTAAGATAGGTCGTGAGAACATTGCTCAGTGATTTAGTCAAAATGAAAGAATAGGCGCCTTGGCGCAAACCCATCCAGGGTTTGGTCCCGAAACAAAAACATTTGCTTCATTATTAAATGATGCTACACAAGGTTCGGACTATGTAGTAAATGGAAAAGCGCTTATTTATTCTGGACTGCCGTCAAATAAAACATCTATTTTAGAAGTTGTTATTCGTTCGGCGTTACCATTAATTATTTTCATTCTTATTGGTTGACTATTTACCAGATCTTTATTTAAGGGTGGTATGGTCGGAATGGCCGGTGAAGATAAAAGCGTAGCCCAAAAAGTTAAAAGCGATAAAAGATTTAAAGATATTGCTGGAAACAGAGAAGCAATCGAAGAAATTTCTGAGATTGTAGATTATTTAAAAGATCCTAAAAAATACGTTAAAGCTGGCGCAAGAATGCCACATGGTATTTTATTGGGCGGTCCTCCGGGAACGGGTAAAACATTGCTTGCTAAAGCAACGGCTGGTGAGGCAAATGTTCCATTCTACTTTATATCTGCTTCGAATTTTGTTGAAATGTATGTTGGGCTAGGTGCTAAACGTGTCAGAAACGTTGTTGCGGAAGCACGCAAAAACGCACCAGCAATCATATTCATAGATGAACTTGACGCAATTGGGCGTACAAGAGGTGCTGGTCTGGGTGGTGGACACGATGAACGTGAACAAACATTAAACCAACTACTTGTTGAAATGGATGGTATGACAGAAAATACTGGTTTGTTATTCTTTGCAGCGACAAACCGTACTGACGTATTAGACCCAGCTCTAATTAGACCAGGACGTTTTGACCGTCAAATTACTGTTGGTTTACCCGATGTTAAAGAAAGAGAAGAAATTCTAGAATTACACGCAAAAGGAAAAAGAATCGCACCAAATGTAAATTTAGCAAAAGTTGCCAAAAGAACTCCGGGATATTCGGGAGCTCAATTAGAAAACGTTATTAATGAAGCAAGTTTATTAGCCGTGCGTTTCAACCATGATGTTATTACGTTGGAGGATATTGACGAGGCGATTGACAGAGTTATGTCGGGTCCTGCCAAAAAGAATAGAGTTATATCGGAGAAGGAATTGACTATGGTTGCTTACCACGAAGCCGGTCACGCGGTTGTGGGTATAAAAGTGCCTGGTGGTAATAAAGTTCAAAAAATTACTATCATTCCTAGAGGACAAGCTGGCGGTTACAATTTAATGACTCCGGAAGAAGAGAAATACAATATGTCAAAACAAGAATTAATCTCAATGATTACTTCGTTTATGGGTGGTAGAGCTGCCGAAGAAATAATATATGGGGCAGAAAATATTTCTACTGGAGCTAGTGATGATATTCAAAAAGCAACAAAAATAGCTAGAAAAATGGTTACCGAATGAGGAATGTCTGGCCTTGGGCCAATTCAGTACGAGGCGGACGAAGGTTCTCCTTTCTTGGGTAGAGATTATTTGAAATCCGCTGCTTTCTCACCTGAAGTTGGTCATGAGATAGATTTAGAAGTTAGAAAAATAGTATTAGAGGCTCAAAAAAGAGCTCATGAAGTTATTAATAATAATAGGGAACTTTTAGAATTAATTAAAACCGCATTACTAGATAAAGAAACAATAGTTGCCGAAGAAATTGAATATATAGCAGAACATATGAAACTTCCTCCAAAATCGGAAGCAACCCATAATGAAACTGTTGCAAATATTTCATTAGATGAACTATTAAATGAAACAAATACACCTGATAATAATTCAGATCAAAAATAA
- a CDS encoding malate transporter has translation MENLVKLLKSQNLYGAVIATMFFVLVGFFVTKKGIFTKEINGKISTFLLQWALPFLCIVAFMAPAKADVAKEVGIVIGLSAAFYILIAVYNTLIIKFVPRSRLVSAKIRAQAEKMYEQSDKSQSPAQFREAQINSYTQKLLTSQMMLAYASLQFFAVPLVKALGAPVFNTSATALLQVWNLPYMIGAFTYVKMAYSGQKFSRNQIKPILNAIFNPMMICLYVSAILWALQFIPAIPKFNAAGEWYSDTTNGTLQFWHAFGSQIPMIIEPIKKMVDVISPLAWIVIGGSLATSNLKEAAKDKEVWITTIRKALTIPVVMLLVCLPFVKFGLLSVSTGTLLVILGACPPAAVTIIFSVAFKHEHTPYTAQVSSLSTLVSLIALPVWTVASYGIFNALVA, from the coding sequence ATGGAAAATTTAGTTAAATTACTAAAATCACAGAACTTATATGGTGCTGTTATAGCAACAATGTTTTTCGTTCTTGTTGGTTTCTTCGTAACTAAAAAAGGTATTTTTACTAAAGAAATTAACGGTAAAATATCAACATTTTTACTACAATGAGCACTACCTTTCTTGTGTATAGTTGCGTTTATGGCGCCAGCCAAAGCAGACGTCGCTAAAGAAGTTGGTATTGTAATCGGACTATCTGCTGCATTCTACATTTTAATTGCGGTATACAATACTTTAATTATTAAGTTTGTGCCTAGATCAAGACTAGTTTCAGCTAAAATTAGAGCTCAAGCTGAAAAAATGTATGAACAATCAGATAAATCACAATCACCTGCTCAATTCAGAGAAGCTCAAATCAATAGTTATACTCAAAAACTATTAACTTCACAAATGATGTTAGCATATGCATCATTACAATTCTTTGCTGTTCCTTTGGTAAAAGCATTAGGGGCACCAGTTTTCAACACTAGTGCAACAGCTCTTTTACAAGTGTGAAACTTACCATACATGATTGGTGCCTTCACATATGTTAAAATGGCTTACTCGGGTCAAAAATTCTCTAGAAATCAAATTAAACCTATTTTAAACGCAATTTTCAACCCAATGATGATTTGTTTATATGTCTCAGCTATTTTATGAGCATTACAATTCATTCCAGCAATTCCTAAATTCAACGCTGCCGGAGAATGATATTCAGATACCACAAACGGTACACTACAATTCTGACACGCATTCGGTTCACAAATCCCAATGATTATCGAACCAATTAAAAAAATGGTAGATGTTATTTCACCATTAGCATGAATCGTAATCGGTGGTTCATTGGCAACATCAAACCTAAAAGAAGCTGCTAAAGATAAAGAAGTTTGAATTACAACAATTAGAAAAGCATTAACAATTCCTGTTGTTATGTTACTAGTTTGTTTACCATTCGTTAAATTCGGATTACTATCAGTATCTACTGGTACATTGTTAGTTATCTTAGGTGCTTGTCCTCCTGCTGCAGTTACAATTATTTTCTCTGTAGCTTTCAAACACGAACACACACCATATACTGCACAAGTTTCATCACTATCAACATTGGTAAGTTTAATCGCTCTACCTGTTTGAACTGTTGCTAGCTATGGAATCTTCAATGCATTAGTTGCTTAA